From one Solanum lycopersicum chromosome 12, SLM_r2.1 genomic stretch:
- the LOC138340260 gene encoding uncharacterized protein, which produces MPLHRANARNPNAVPPVPDLELSNAKFKATKVHNYVRMNPVEFLGSENNEDPQNFLEEIEKIFEVDSDKIREQAQENKKARTQNYDYFQQKSGCGNSLQSQQKCSSPTPSSASFPSSENRFYQKVRASGSNSQRRFSGTKTYPTCPKCDKKNPCECLAGNKGCFRCG; this is translated from the exons ATGCCTCTTCATAGAGCTAATGCTAGGAATCCTAATGCTGTTCCTCCAGTCCCTGATCTTGAACTCTCCAATGCTAAGTTTA AAGCAACAAAAGTCCATAACTATGTTAGAATGAATCCTGTTGAGTTCTTAGGATCAGAGAATAATGaggatcctcaaaatttcttggAGGAGATCgagaagatctttgag GTTGACAGTGATAAGATTAGGGAACAGGCTCAAgaaaataagaaggctaggactcAGAACTATGACTATTTTCAGCAGAAATCAGGTTGTGGAAATAGCTTGCAGAGTCAGCAGAAATGCTCATCTCCAACCCCTTCATCGGCTAGCTTTCCATCCTCCGAGAACAGGTTTTACCAGAAGGTTAGAGCATCAGGCTCTAACTCACAGAGAAGATTTTCAGGCACAAAGACATACCCCACTTGCCCTAAGTGCGATAAGAAGAATCCTTGCGAGTGCCTAGCAGGAAATAAAGGGTGTTTTAGATGTGGTTAG